The Paenibacillus sp. MBLB1832 genome has a window encoding:
- the modB gene encoding molybdate ABC transporter permease subunit codes for MSPMNWTEFTAPILLSIKVAICSSLIVLVLGGFTAWRMTRRTFRGKLWLETAFILPLVLPPTVVGFILLVLLGKRSWIGSVMEHLFHQSIIFTWGAAVIASIVVAFPLVYQTMKTGFALVSRDLEDAGRSLGASEWQVLRYITLPLAWRSVMGAYILGFARGLGEFGATLMIAGNIPHKTQTLPTAIYIAVESGNPSMAWYWTGSIILISFGLLFIVNHRSRNAT; via the coding sequence ATGTCACCCATGAACTGGACTGAATTCACTGCTCCAATCTTGCTTTCAATAAAAGTTGCCATATGCTCAAGCCTAATCGTTCTGGTCCTAGGCGGATTCACCGCATGGCGGATGACTCGGCGCACATTTCGAGGGAAACTTTGGCTCGAAACGGCCTTTATCCTCCCTCTAGTGCTTCCTCCGACGGTCGTCGGGTTCATTCTGCTTGTTCTGCTTGGTAAAAGGAGCTGGATCGGTTCTGTGATGGAGCATCTCTTCCACCAATCCATCATTTTCACTTGGGGAGCAGCTGTGATCGCCTCGATCGTGGTTGCTTTTCCCTTGGTTTATCAAACCATGAAAACGGGATTTGCGCTCGTTAGTCGCGACTTGGAAGATGCGGGGAGATCGCTTGGCGCCTCGGAGTGGCAAGTGCTCCGCTACATTACGTTGCCGCTGGCGTGGCGGTCCGTCATGGGCGCTTATATTCTAGGTTTCGCCAGAGGGCTGGGGGAATTTGGCGCAACACTTATGATTGCGGGCAATATTCCGCACAAAACGCAGACACTGCCGACCGCCATTTATATTGCCGTTGAATCGGGGAATCCGTCCATGGCATGGTATTGGACAGGATCCATCATTCTGATCTCGTTCGGACTCTTATTTATCGTCAATCATCGTTCGAGAAACGCCACATAG
- the modA gene encoding molybdate ABC transporter substrate-binding protein, with protein sequence MFRLSKISYHLSYFVLAALVITGCAKAETSAEKIELTISAAASLTDALKEIQTNYENKNKSIKINFNFGASGALQQQIEQGAPADLFFSAATKNMKALVDKQLIDSAQQKNLLVNELVAVVPADGKVSVQKAEDLNNDAIKHLAVGEPQTVPAGSYAKEALTNVKLWDTLQAKIVQGKDVRQVLTYVESGNAEAGFVYKTDALTSKSVKVAFSVDPKTYTPIQYPAGIVKATKHSKETLDFFTYLQSKDAQDVFVKYGFTIPQ encoded by the coding sequence ATGTTTCGTTTAAGCAAGATTAGTTATCATTTGTCATATTTCGTTTTAGCTGCATTGGTGATTACAGGATGTGCAAAAGCAGAAACGTCTGCTGAGAAGATCGAATTAACGATTTCAGCCGCTGCAAGTTTAACGGATGCTTTGAAAGAGATTCAAACTAACTATGAAAATAAGAACAAATCGATTAAAATTAATTTTAACTTCGGTGCTTCCGGCGCGTTGCAGCAACAAATCGAGCAAGGTGCACCTGCGGACTTATTTTTTAGCGCAGCAACCAAAAATATGAAAGCTTTAGTAGATAAGCAGTTGATTGATTCTGCCCAACAAAAAAACTTGTTAGTGAACGAACTCGTCGCTGTCGTGCCAGCTGATGGCAAAGTCAGCGTGCAAAAAGCAGAGGATCTGAACAACGATGCGATTAAGCACCTTGCTGTTGGTGAGCCGCAAACGGTTCCTGCGGGAAGTTATGCCAAGGAAGCATTAACGAACGTGAAACTATGGGATACGCTGCAAGCCAAAATCGTGCAAGGCAAAGATGTTCGCCAAGTCCTGACTTATGTGGAATCTGGCAATGCCGAAGCAGGTTTCGTCTATAAGACGGATGCGCTGACTTCCAAAAGTGTGAAGGTCGCGTTCAGCGTTGATCCGAAAACGTACACGCCAATTCAATACCCTGCTGGAATTGTTAAAGCGACGAAGCATAGCAAAGAAACGCTGGACTTTTTCACCTATTTGCAAAGTAAAGATGCACAAGATGTGTTCGTGAAATACGGATTTACGATTCCCCAATAA
- a CDS encoding YheC/YheD family protein, producing the protein MAAKYKSHSIRSKWRKTKWLLKQPNLRRYVPRTLLFTRSHLNTMLASYSTVFFKPTGGSGGNHIIKITKKSGSGGYHTQLNRKRSFHKSVDQLHRYLVSFARGRSFLLQKGISLAKTRGRPFDIRVMVQKSNAGKWISTALFAKIGKLGKVATNYNQGGTVGYFHHTLQGAGYSVARSRQKERSLNWLGVEVGKNFDRNYKGFRELGLDVALDHHGRPWILEVNTRPQFYPLKHMSNRSLYQRMLKSGKQYGRTR; encoded by the coding sequence ATGGCCGCAAAGTATAAAAGCCATTCTATTAGAAGCAAATGGCGGAAAACCAAATGGCTGCTGAAGCAACCCAATTTACGCCGTTACGTCCCCCGTACCCTGCTTTTTACGAGAAGTCATTTAAACACTATGCTGGCTTCCTATTCTACTGTTTTCTTCAAGCCAACGGGCGGTTCCGGCGGTAACCATATTATTAAAATCACGAAGAAATCAGGCAGCGGTGGTTATCACACCCAATTAAATAGAAAACGATCCTTTCACAAATCGGTTGATCAGCTTCATCGATATCTCGTCTCCTTCGCGAGAGGACGCTCTTTCTTACTGCAGAAGGGCATTTCCCTTGCCAAAACACGCGGAAGACCGTTCGACATTCGTGTTATGGTGCAGAAATCGAATGCAGGGAAATGGATTAGCACTGCCCTTTTCGCCAAAATCGGCAAGCTTGGTAAAGTGGCGACGAATTATAACCAAGGCGGGACAGTCGGGTATTTCCATCACACGCTACAAGGGGCAGGATATTCCGTAGCCCGCAGCAGACAGAAGGAACGAAGCCTCAATTGGCTAGGCGTCGAGGTTGGGAAGAATTTTGACCGCAACTATAAGGGGTTCCGTGAATTGGGACTGGACGTGGCGTTAGATCACCATGGGAGGCCATGGATTCTTGAAGTGAATACACGGCCTCAATTCTACCCTTTGAAGCATATGAGCAATCGCTCCTTGTATCAACGCATGCTCAAAAGCGGCAAGCAGTACGGGCGCACCCGATAG
- a CDS encoding helix-turn-helix transcriptional regulator codes for MTYPQTYDASFFPILASDIPLVVTRNTIHHHFPLHRHDVMEISLVLSGDGVETINGMSHPMTPGTVTVIMPYQFHEIHSTGSTPLVLFNCMFGLELLLASPTNQERAIVDSLLATDSTEPYVLKLAPTAHRKVESLLGDLLVEFNRHNPYKHTMLKSKMLELLIHLERERTSSAQPSQLRPENTDPLASKILLYLHQAYREEISLEDAANHFHISTTLLASTIRRSVGKSYLELLHEIRLRHACSLLLSSDMSVADLALEAGFQSAQTFFRVFKQAKGITPNAYRKANVFPIS; via the coding sequence ATGACGTACCCACAAACCTATGACGCCTCCTTCTTTCCGATTCTTGCGTCTGACATTCCATTAGTGGTGACACGCAATACGATTCATCATCATTTTCCTTTACACCGCCATGATGTGATGGAAATATCACTCGTCCTGAGCGGAGATGGCGTTGAGACGATTAACGGAATGTCGCATCCGATGACACCAGGCACGGTGACCGTCATTATGCCTTATCAATTTCATGAAATTCATTCCACAGGGTCCACGCCCCTGGTGCTGTTCAATTGCATGTTCGGACTCGAACTCTTGCTGGCCTCACCTACGAATCAAGAACGGGCGATTGTCGATTCCTTGCTAGCCACGGATTCCACAGAACCTTATGTGTTGAAGCTCGCACCAACAGCCCACCGCAAAGTAGAATCACTACTAGGTGATCTGCTCGTAGAATTCAATCGTCACAATCCTTATAAACATACGATGCTGAAGTCGAAAATGCTGGAATTGTTAATTCATTTGGAACGTGAACGCACCAGCTCTGCACAGCCTTCACAGCTGCGGCCCGAGAACACCGATCCGCTCGCAAGCAAAATACTGTTGTACCTGCATCAAGCGTACCGAGAAGAAATTTCGCTCGAAGATGCAGCCAACCATTTCCATATCAGCACAACCTTGTTGGCATCCACCATCCGTCGGAGCGTTGGGAAATCATACTTGGAGTTACTGCATGAAATAAGACTGCGCCATGCCTGCTCCCTGTTGCTTTCTTCCGATATGAGTGTAGCTGATCTGGCGCTGGAGGCGGGTTTTCAGTCGGCGCAAACCTTTTTCCGCGTATTTAAACAGGCGAAAGGCATTACGCCGAATGCGTATCGGAAAGCGAATGTTTTCCCTATTTCTTAG
- a CDS encoding beta-mannosidase — MKRLDLHQGWQMKDTAQEAWLPAVVPGSVASDLLRAGAMVDPYFRNQQYEAFEVFRRDYEYVKQFALDEEMLQHANLELICEGLDTLAEIYVNGCLLAETRNMHRTYAFNLRALAHAGENELRIVFRSPVTFVENKQKESFLWAANDDYVVQGYPHLRKAHHMFGWDWGPKVPDSGIWRDIYVCAYDSRIADVSFTQEHVADQPVVVQANVTIERGQDAGLSLELVLVSPTGAEVAAETIAVTQDKEQVRFNVANPQLWWPNGLGEQPLYEVRVKLTGGREAQSAIDSREYRIGLRTLMVKREPDQWGETFEFEINGHSIFTMGANYIPEDNIRDRQSRARTEKLIKDCVSANFNCIRVWGGGFYPDDYFFDLCDEYGLIVWQDHLFACAEYEMTAEFTAEIRAEVADNVRRIRHHASLGIWCGNNEMEWAWVEWDFPKRSKLKTDYIKQFEIVIPEVTQAHDAETFYWLASPSSGGGFDDPNASERGDVHYWQVWHGNKPFTEYRKHYFRFCSEFGYQSFPSLKTIKAVTNPEDRNIFSAVMEGHQKNAGGNSKILSGISENFLYPKDFDSLLYVSQLLQAEAMRYGVEHWRRNRGRCMGSVYWQLNDCWPVASWSSLDYFGRWKALHYAAKRFYAPLIVSAEETGTRVKLTVTNDTLALASGHVEWRLREVDGTIIRSGVIDTEVEPLSASCCAEFDFAEDIRGREDRAYLEYAWGTNEGIVSEGYVLFVKPKHLALQAQPGLRVSIQDVGEDFNLLIEADSLALFVELDFQALDAQFSNNYFHVSAGQPKRIVLHKSNLSSAATLEELKQQVKIRSLVDSF, encoded by the coding sequence ATGAAACGATTAGACTTACATCAAGGTTGGCAAATGAAGGATACGGCCCAGGAAGCGTGGCTGCCTGCGGTCGTACCAGGTTCTGTCGCATCGGATTTATTACGTGCGGGTGCGATGGTAGATCCTTATTTTCGAAATCAGCAATATGAAGCATTTGAAGTGTTTCGCCGCGATTATGAATATGTGAAGCAATTTGCATTAGATGAAGAGATGTTGCAGCACGCCAATCTGGAATTAATCTGCGAAGGATTGGATACGCTTGCAGAGATTTATGTGAACGGCTGCTTGTTGGCAGAAACCCGCAATATGCATCGTACGTATGCTTTTAATTTGCGAGCGCTAGCCCATGCTGGCGAAAATGAGCTTCGCATTGTTTTTCGCTCACCTGTAACGTTTGTTGAGAATAAGCAGAAGGAAAGCTTTCTATGGGCGGCCAATGACGATTATGTCGTACAAGGCTATCCGCATTTGCGGAAAGCGCACCATATGTTTGGTTGGGACTGGGGCCCAAAAGTGCCAGATAGCGGGATTTGGCGTGATATTTATGTCTGCGCGTATGACAGCCGTATCGCGGATGTTTCGTTTACGCAGGAACATGTGGCTGATCAGCCTGTTGTTGTGCAGGCTAATGTGACGATTGAACGTGGTCAGGATGCAGGTTTGTCGCTCGAGCTAGTGCTAGTGTCACCAACAGGCGCAGAGGTCGCTGCTGAAACGATCGCTGTCACACAGGACAAGGAGCAAGTGCGTTTCAACGTAGCGAATCCACAGCTATGGTGGCCGAATGGCTTGGGTGAGCAGCCGCTTTATGAAGTGCGAGTGAAGCTCACGGGAGGTCGTGAGGCGCAATCCGCCATTGATTCGCGCGAGTACCGCATCGGCCTTCGCACCTTGATGGTGAAGCGAGAACCTGATCAATGGGGAGAAACGTTCGAATTCGAAATCAATGGTCATTCCATTTTTACGATGGGAGCCAATTACATTCCCGAAGATAACATTCGTGATCGGCAGAGTCGGGCACGCACGGAGAAATTGATTAAGGACTGTGTGAGCGCCAACTTCAATTGCATTCGTGTGTGGGGCGGCGGCTTCTATCCCGACGATTATTTCTTTGATTTGTGCGACGAGTATGGGCTTATCGTGTGGCAAGATCATTTATTCGCTTGCGCGGAGTATGAAATGACAGCGGAGTTCACAGCCGAAATCAGAGCTGAGGTCGCAGACAATGTGCGCCGTATCCGTCATCATGCCAGCCTAGGCATCTGGTGTGGAAATAACGAAATGGAATGGGCTTGGGTGGAGTGGGATTTCCCGAAGCGCAGCAAATTAAAAACGGATTACATCAAACAATTTGAAATAGTTATTCCAGAAGTAACGCAAGCGCATGATGCAGAGACGTTCTATTGGTTGGCTTCGCCTTCCTCTGGCGGCGGGTTCGATGATCCGAACGCTTCAGAGCGCGGTGACGTGCATTACTGGCAGGTGTGGCATGGGAATAAGCCATTCACCGAATATCGCAAGCATTATTTCCGCTTCTGCTCGGAATTCGGGTATCAATCGTTCCCGTCCTTGAAAACAATTAAAGCGGTGACGAACCCAGAAGATCGTAATATTTTCTCAGCGGTGATGGAGGGTCATCAGAAAAACGCAGGCGGCAATAGTAAAATTTTGAGCGGAATCAGTGAAAATTTCTTGTATCCGAAAGATTTCGATTCCTTGTTGTACGTTTCTCAACTGCTGCAAGCGGAAGCGATGCGTTACGGGGTCGAGCACTGGCGCCGCAATCGCGGAAGATGCATGGGCTCTGTGTATTGGCAGCTGAATGATTGCTGGCCTGTCGCTTCATGGTCAAGCCTTGACTACTTTGGCCGTTGGAAAGCGCTGCATTATGCGGCGAAGCGGTTCTATGCGCCACTCATCGTGTCCGCGGAAGAGACGGGAACACGGGTGAAGCTGACGGTGACGAATGATACCTTAGCATTGGCTTCTGGACATGTAGAATGGCGTTTAAGAGAAGTGGATGGGACGATAATTCGGTCAGGAGTTATTGACACGGAAGTTGAGCCGTTATCTGCAAGCTGTTGTGCTGAGTTTGACTTTGCTGAAGATATTCGGGGCCGCGAGGATCGGGCGTATCTTGAGTATGCTTGGGGTACGAACGAGGGCATCGTGAGCGAAGGGTATGTGCTGTTCGTGAAGCCGAAACACTTGGCGCTGCAAGCGCAGCCAGGACTGCGAGTTTCCATTCAGGATGTGGGGGAAGATTTCAATTTACTCATTGAAGCGGATTCCTTAGCCTTGTTCGTTGAGCTTGATTTCCAAGCGCTGGATGCGCAATTTAGCAATAATTACTTCCATGTTTCCGCTGGTCAGCCGAAACGTATCGTGCTTCATAAGTCGAATCTTTCTTCGGCTGCGACGCTTGAAGAACTGAAGCAGCAAGTGAAGATTCGGAGTTTGGTAGACTCATTTTAA
- the asd gene encoding aspartate-semialdehyde dehydrogenase has product MSAKLRVGIVGGTGMVGQRFIELLDQHPWFEVTAIAASAGSAGKTYEEAVKGRWKLSFALPDAVKKIIVQDASKVEEVAANVDFIFCAVDMKKDEIKALEEAYAKAGLPVISNNSAHRWTPDIPMVIPEVNPEHIEVIAAQRKRLGTETGFIAVKPNCSIQSYVPALHALKDFKPKFVVASTYQAISGAGKNFTDWPEMLDNVIPYIGGEEEKSEQEPLRIWGAIENDEIVKASEPQITTQCIRVPVTDGHLATVFVSFENKPTKDIILERWQQFKGRPQELGLPSAPKQFVTYFEEENRPQTKLDRDIEGGMGVSVGRLREDSLYDFKFVGLSHNTLRGAAGGAVLIAELLKAEGYIQPKQG; this is encoded by the coding sequence ATGTCAGCAAAATTAAGAGTAGGTATCGTCGGAGGAACTGGTATGGTGGGGCAGCGCTTTATTGAGCTCCTTGATCAGCATCCATGGTTTGAAGTAACAGCAATCGCAGCTAGTGCTGGATCTGCAGGAAAAACATATGAAGAAGCCGTAAAAGGCAGATGGAAGCTATCCTTCGCATTACCAGATGCTGTGAAAAAAATCATCGTTCAAGACGCATCCAAAGTGGAAGAAGTTGCAGCGAACGTTGACTTCATTTTCTGCGCAGTCGATATGAAGAAAGATGAAATCAAAGCGCTGGAAGAAGCTTACGCGAAAGCAGGTCTTCCTGTTATTTCGAATAACTCCGCTCACCGCTGGACGCCAGACATTCCGATGGTCATTCCAGAAGTAAACCCAGAGCACATCGAAGTCATCGCGGCACAAAGAAAACGTCTTGGTACGGAGACAGGTTTCATCGCGGTTAAGCCGAACTGCTCGATTCAAAGCTATGTTCCAGCGCTTCACGCGTTGAAGGATTTCAAACCGAAATTTGTTGTGGCTTCGACCTATCAAGCGATTTCAGGTGCAGGCAAAAACTTCACCGACTGGCCAGAAATGCTAGATAACGTGATTCCATACATCGGTGGCGAAGAAGAGAAGAGCGAGCAAGAGCCGCTGCGGATCTGGGGCGCTATCGAAAACGATGAAATCGTGAAAGCAAGCGAGCCGCAAATTACGACGCAATGTATTCGTGTACCAGTGACTGACGGTCACTTGGCGACCGTATTCGTATCCTTTGAGAATAAACCAACGAAAGACATCATTCTGGAGCGTTGGCAGCAATTCAAAGGCCGTCCGCAGGAGCTGGGTCTTCCAAGTGCGCCGAAGCAATTCGTGACGTATTTTGAAGAAGAGAACAGACCTCAAACCAAATTGGATCGCGACATCGAAGGCGGAATGGGTGTATCCGTTGGAAGATTGCGTGAAGATTCCCTGTATGATTTCAAATTCGTTGGACTATCGCACAACACGTTGCGCGGCGCAGCTGGCGGAGCGGTTCTGATCGCTGAATTATTGAAAGCCGAAGGTTACATTCAACCAAAACAAGGTTAA
- a CDS encoding S-layer homology domain-containing protein, translated as MKHSRMKKWIVPALAVTLALGMGTSAFAQGGRDNKDNDHKNNERRLPDKNQTIQLKIDFKDTQGKEFEWALRYIMSLANRGIFDGYPDGSFRPQETVSRIEAITAAVRLMGLRDQAESAEEKATKLNFNDAAAIPSWAVGYVAVALENDLFGETDTNVNPNQPADRLWATTLLIKALKLQDEAEANMNAKLPFADAKAVPAGSVGYVKVAVDKGLVNGFEDNTFRPKQLVTRAQIAALLDRAGNQLPSNNDGLITGTVSTLVSGNVLTFRNSVNGQTSSMTLDANVFIYRNGARVSASSLLAGDSVKIRYYNNTIIYIEVTQLSGGTPSTPTQAVGVKTGMVAAAVTGNTLTLVSGGQTITLPLNAGVLFFRNGVQIQASGLQLGDIVSTRSYNYGVSFVEVTQPVGTTGTPTNYDSVESGTIAFPIRDNVLLMNTSSQVKGLPLNSSAVVYRNGSLTNLAALQVGDIVTTYAYNNYVAVIEVTKSVAQVTTTGEMTGTVVGPIANNQLTLTSGGQSYQLQLHANSFLYLNGAASSVGILLPGDVIKAHYYNGLLVSAEVTQRADGSASSQPTITEKTGTIISASNNVLILVSGNQAEAITLNDKAFVYRGGSLISAFALQAGDVVKVRSYNNSALFAEVTQLTNANNQQFSVSGTFNSVTFTNQGKIATITINQTGSNGSNVTTTYNVSSSVTITGNIANLVSNHAIVLQGVGAVINQITIQ; from the coding sequence ATGAAGCATTCGCGTATGAAAAAATGGATCGTCCCCGCACTCGCCGTCACACTTGCACTAGGCATGGGAACATCCGCTTTTGCACAGGGAGGCCGTGACAACAAGGATAACGATCACAAGAATAATGAGCGGCGGCTGCCTGACAAAAACCAGACGATTCAGCTCAAGATTGACTTCAAAGATACGCAGGGCAAAGAGTTTGAATGGGCTTTGCGCTACATCATGAGCCTTGCAAATCGAGGCATTTTCGATGGATATCCCGACGGTTCCTTTCGACCTCAGGAAACGGTTTCTCGGATCGAAGCCATTACAGCCGCTGTTCGGTTAATGGGACTTCGCGACCAAGCGGAGTCAGCGGAAGAGAAAGCGACGAAGTTGAACTTCAATGACGCCGCTGCCATCCCGTCATGGGCTGTCGGCTATGTGGCTGTTGCCCTGGAGAACGATCTCTTTGGTGAAACGGATACGAATGTGAATCCGAACCAGCCCGCAGATCGGCTATGGGCCACGACTTTGCTTATTAAAGCACTGAAGCTTCAGGATGAAGCCGAAGCCAATATGAACGCAAAGCTTCCGTTTGCAGATGCGAAAGCCGTGCCCGCTGGTTCTGTCGGCTATGTGAAGGTAGCGGTCGATAAAGGGCTTGTGAACGGCTTCGAAGATAACACGTTCCGCCCTAAACAGCTGGTCACCCGCGCGCAAATCGCCGCGCTGCTCGATCGAGCTGGCAATCAATTGCCGAGCAACAATGACGGGCTGATCACAGGAACGGTGTCCACGCTGGTAAGTGGAAATGTACTCACGTTCCGCAACAGCGTGAACGGGCAAACGAGCAGCATGACGTTGGATGCGAATGTGTTTATTTACCGCAATGGGGCCCGTGTAAGTGCATCATCTTTACTCGCTGGAGATTCCGTGAAAATTCGCTATTATAACAATACGATTATTTATATTGAGGTTACACAGCTCAGCGGCGGGACGCCAAGTACCCCTACTCAGGCTGTTGGAGTCAAAACGGGCATGGTCGCCGCAGCAGTTACGGGCAACACGCTTACGCTCGTAAGCGGCGGGCAGACGATTACGTTGCCGCTTAATGCAGGCGTGCTATTCTTCCGCAATGGCGTGCAAATCCAAGCCTCTGGCTTGCAATTAGGCGATATCGTGAGCACGCGTTCCTACAACTACGGCGTTAGCTTCGTTGAAGTGACACAGCCTGTAGGAACAACTGGAACGCCAACGAACTATGACAGTGTTGAATCTGGAACAATTGCTTTCCCGATTCGTGACAACGTTCTGCTAATGAACACGAGCAGCCAGGTCAAAGGGCTTCCGCTTAACAGCAGCGCGGTCGTCTATCGCAACGGCTCGCTGACGAATCTGGCTGCACTGCAGGTTGGCGATATCGTGACCACTTATGCCTACAATAACTATGTCGCGGTCATTGAAGTGACGAAAAGTGTGGCACAAGTCACCACGACAGGCGAAATGACAGGCACCGTTGTGGGTCCCATAGCGAACAATCAGCTAACACTGACTAGCGGCGGCCAGTCGTATCAGCTTCAGCTCCATGCGAATTCGTTCCTCTACTTAAACGGTGCAGCTAGCTCAGTGGGCATTCTATTGCCGGGCGACGTCATCAAAGCCCATTATTATAACGGCCTTCTCGTCTCAGCAGAAGTTACTCAGCGAGCCGATGGATCTGCCTCTTCCCAACCGACGATTACGGAGAAAACGGGCACAATTATCTCCGCTTCGAACAATGTGCTCATTCTCGTCAGCGGCAATCAAGCTGAAGCCATTACATTGAATGACAAAGCTTTCGTCTATCGCGGCGGCTCCTTGATCAGCGCCTTTGCCCTGCAGGCAGGCGACGTAGTCAAGGTTCGCTCGTATAATAATTCAGCGCTCTTCGCTGAAGTGACTCAGTTGACGAACGCGAATAATCAACAGTTTAGCGTATCGGGCACGTTCAACAGTGTAACCTTTACGAATCAAGGGAAAATTGCTACGATCACGATTAACCAAACAGGCAGCAATGGCAGCAACGTAACCACGACCTACAATGTGTCGTCGAGTGTGACGATTACAGGCAACATTGCGAATTTGGTGTCCAATCACGCCATCGTTCTGCAAGGTGTAGGTGCTGTCATTAATCAGATTACGATCCAATAA
- a CDS encoding AAA family ATPase has protein sequence MRRYQWIKWRKFILWLAAVVLLGGLLWAGGPTAWGIALSIASLLMQLLFAMVFMIIQFVALFWFLARGRTYWILPGETGSTWDDYRGNPEIVENAKRIVTLLKGVKSFKEMGGEAIRGLLLCGPPGTGKSYLAQVIANEAQVPFAYASAPSFQNMFFGVGNLKVMGIYKKARKLARVYGACIIFIDEIDAIGMSRQGGGAGGGMMGMMGMGGGSGLLNELLLQMDPPNIDNSKIVKLLRSLGLRRKKAERPPVLTIAATNLPDVLDSALLRPGRFDRQLWVDVPDYDGRVDIFQYYLKKVKMDETLTAEKAGLDSIGYSPAQIKHIVNEAVVIAHQRGAQAASYEDFRAAMETYEWGLKQPLRSMRDDEKRNVAYHEAGHAVAQFLLKPHERVWKVTIIRRGGALGLSATKETHERYNRTDSEMLAEIQVCLAARAVEDEFLHKKLNGVTSDLQHATQIAGAYLGMLGMGDELFSFLAVGSRTDGLKALRPQINELLKDQMQEVKKLVLDYADFVHKIAEELLKREDLTGDEIEDIFTELYGDSRPRAIEVKPAPLKKPLSLEKPADGLNDFDEDLKDS, from the coding sequence ATGAGGAGATATCAATGGATTAAATGGCGAAAGTTCATCCTCTGGCTAGCAGCCGTTGTTTTGCTTGGCGGACTGTTATGGGCAGGTGGGCCGACAGCTTGGGGGATTGCGCTTAGTATAGCCAGCCTTCTGATGCAATTGCTTTTCGCAATGGTGTTCATGATTATTCAGTTTGTTGCCTTGTTCTGGTTCCTTGCTCGCGGGCGAACGTATTGGATTCTGCCTGGAGAGACGGGCTCGACGTGGGATGATTATCGTGGAAACCCTGAAATCGTGGAGAATGCAAAACGGATCGTGACCCTCCTCAAAGGCGTCAAGTCGTTCAAAGAAATGGGTGGAGAAGCGATTCGCGGATTGCTGCTCTGCGGGCCTCCTGGAACGGGGAAGTCCTACTTGGCACAGGTTATTGCAAATGAAGCACAGGTACCATTTGCTTATGCATCCGCACCTAGCTTTCAAAACATGTTCTTCGGTGTCGGTAACTTGAAGGTGATGGGCATTTACAAAAAAGCTCGCAAGCTTGCGCGCGTTTATGGCGCTTGTATCATCTTTATTGACGAAATCGATGCCATCGGGATGAGCCGTCAAGGCGGCGGTGCTGGCGGCGGTATGATGGGCATGATGGGAATGGGCGGCGGCTCAGGCCTACTGAACGAATTGCTCTTGCAAATGGACCCGCCAAATATCGATAACTCTAAAATTGTGAAGCTGTTGCGTTCGCTTGGTCTACGTCGTAAAAAGGCAGAACGACCGCCAGTCTTAACCATAGCAGCCACTAACTTGCCAGATGTTCTTGATTCAGCCTTGCTACGACCAGGCCGCTTCGATCGTCAACTATGGGTAGATGTTCCTGACTATGACGGTCGGGTCGACATTTTCCAATACTATTTAAAAAAGGTGAAAATGGACGAAACGCTAACCGCAGAGAAAGCGGGTCTCGATTCCATTGGATATAGCCCTGCTCAAATCAAACATATCGTCAATGAAGCTGTTGTTATCGCGCATCAACGCGGTGCGCAAGCGGCCAGCTACGAAGACTTCCGAGCTGCGATGGAGACCTACGAGTGGGGGCTCAAGCAGCCGCTTCGCTCCATGCGGGACGACGAGAAGCGCAATGTCGCCTATCACGAAGCGGGTCATGCGGTGGCGCAGTTCCTGCTTAAACCACATGAACGTGTGTGGAAAGTGACCATCATAAGGCGTGGCGGAGCGCTTGGACTTTCGGCAACGAAAGAGACACACGAGCGTTATAACCGAACTGATTCGGAGATGTTAGCTGAGATACAGGTGTGTCTGGCAGCTCGTGCGGTGGAGGATGAATTCCTTCACAAGAAATTAAATGGTGTAACCTCCGACTTGCAGCATGCTACTCAAATTGCTGGAGCCTACTTAGGTATGCTAGGTATGGGAGATGAACTGTTCAGCTTCTTAGCGGTCGGTTCTCGTACCGATGGGCTCAAGGCGCTTCGACCACAGATTAATGAGCTTCTGAAAGATCAGATGCAAGAAGTGAAGAAACTTGTACTCGATTATGCAGATTTCGTTCATAAGATTGCGGAAGAGCTCCTGAAACGTGAAGATTTGACAGGCGATGAAATTGAAGATATTTTCACAGAGTTGTATGGAGACTCGCGTCCTCGGGCGATTGAGGTTAA